From the genome of Deinococcus sp. AJ005, one region includes:
- the gap gene encoding type I glyceraldehyde-3-phosphate dehydrogenase, with the protein MKVGINGFGRIGRLVFRILVERGIDVVAINDLTDNKTLATLLKYDSTAGRFKGTVDYDDDSMTVNGQKIHTLAERDPANIKWGEMGADIVIESTGIFTSREGASKHLAGGAKKVLITAPAKNEDFSIVLGVNEQDYDPKNHNIISNASCTTNSLGAPMKLLDEAFGIEKAIMTTVHSYTNDQRILDLPHSDLRRARAAAINIIPTSTGAAKAVSQVYPKLKGKFDGTSLRVPTPVGSISDVVVILGRDVTVEEVNDVFRKAAETTHKGIISYTEDPIVLQDIVGDSHSAIIDGGLTMAMGNLVKFFSWYDNEWGYSNRIADLVELVQEKGV; encoded by the coding sequence ATGAAAGTCGGGATCAACGGGTTTGGCCGCATCGGACGCTTGGTGTTCCGCATTCTGGTGGAGCGCGGCATTGACGTGGTGGCGATCAACGACCTGACCGACAACAAGACGCTGGCCACATTGCTCAAGTACGACTCCACCGCCGGACGCTTCAAGGGCACCGTGGACTACGACGACGACAGCATGACCGTCAACGGCCAGAAGATTCACACGCTGGCCGAGCGCGATCCCGCCAACATCAAGTGGGGCGAGATGGGCGCGGACATCGTCATCGAGTCCACCGGCATCTTCACCAGCCGTGAGGGCGCGAGCAAGCACCTGGCCGGCGGCGCGAAGAAAGTGCTGATTACCGCCCCCGCCAAGAATGAGGACTTCTCCATCGTGCTGGGCGTCAACGAGCAGGATTACGATCCCAAGAACCACAACATCATCAGCAACGCGAGCTGCACCACCAACAGCCTGGGCGCGCCAATGAAACTGCTGGACGAGGCATTCGGCATCGAGAAGGCCATCATGACCACCGTCCACAGCTACACCAACGATCAGCGCATCCTGGACTTGCCGCACAGCGACTTGCGCCGCGCGCGTGCCGCCGCCATCAACATCATCCCCACCAGCACGGGCGCGGCCAAGGCCGTCTCACAGGTGTACCCCAAGCTGAAGGGCAAGTTCGACGGCACCTCGTTGCGCGTGCCCACCCCTGTCGGCAGCATCAGCGACGTGGTGGTCATCCTGGGCCGTGACGTGACCGTGGAAGAGGTCAACGACGTGTTCCGCAAGGCCGCCGAGACCACCCACAAGGGCATCATCAGCTACACCGAGGACCCGATTGTCCTCCAGGACATCGTGGGTGACTCGCACAGCGCGATCATCGACGGCGGCCTGACCATGGCGATGGGCAACCTCGTCAAGTTCTTCTCGTGGTACGACAACGAGTGGGGCTACAGCAACCGCATCGCCGATCTGGTGGAACTGGTTCAGGAAAAAGGCGTCTAA
- the pgk gene encoding phosphoglycerate kinase, producing MKNLDQLDVNGKRVLVRVDYNVPIKDSVVQDDTRMTASLPTIRKLLEMGAASVVLMSHFGRPKNGPEAKFSLKPVADVLSKILGQDVTFIDSLPSSDETLVAVRNLKAGSVALLENVRFEAGEEKNDAGLNAKLARLGDAFVLDAFGSAHRAHSSVSGVAGELPHAAGLLLQREVDALGKLLHDPARPYVVIIGGAKVSDKIKVIENLLPKVDRMLIGGGMAYTFIKSRGGKIGDSIHEDDQLELAKRLLAEYGDKLMLPSDVIAADAFDANANTKVVPSDQIPDGWQGLDAGPDTVRAYTEALQGAKTVFWNGPLGVFEFEAFAGGTNAIAATVGNLAGAYTVIGGGDSVSAINKSGQADKVSHISTGGGASLELLEGQALPGVEAMA from the coding sequence ATGAAAAATCTCGATCAACTCGACGTCAACGGCAAGCGCGTGCTGGTGCGCGTGGACTACAACGTGCCGATCAAGGACAGCGTGGTGCAGGACGACACCCGCATGACGGCCAGCCTGCCCACCATCAGGAAGCTGCTGGAGATGGGCGCGGCCTCGGTGGTGCTGATGAGCCACTTCGGACGCCCCAAGAACGGGCCGGAGGCGAAGTTCAGCCTCAAACCCGTGGCGGATGTGCTGTCTAAAATACTCGGTCAGGACGTGACCTTTATCGACAGCCTGCCCTCCAGCGACGAGACGCTGGTGGCGGTGCGGAACCTGAAGGCGGGCAGTGTGGCCCTGCTGGAAAACGTGCGCTTCGAGGCGGGTGAGGAGAAGAACGACGCGGGACTGAACGCCAAACTGGCTCGTCTGGGCGACGCCTTCGTGCTGGACGCCTTCGGCAGCGCGCACCGGGCGCACTCGTCGGTCAGCGGCGTGGCCGGGGAGCTGCCGCACGCGGCGGGGCTGCTGCTTCAGCGCGAGGTAGATGCGCTGGGCAAACTGCTGCACGATCCGGCACGGCCCTATGTGGTCATCATCGGCGGGGCCAAGGTCAGCGACAAGATCAAGGTGATCGAGAACCTGCTGCCGAAAGTGGACCGCATGTTGATCGGCGGCGGCATGGCCTACACCTTCATCAAGTCGCGCGGCGGCAAGATCGGCGACAGCATCCACGAGGATGACCAGTTGGAACTGGCAAAGCGTCTGCTGGCCGAATACGGCGACAAGCTGATGCTGCCCAGCGACGTGATCGCCGCCGACGCCTTCGATGCCAACGCCAACACCAAGGTCGTGCCGAGTGACCAGATTCCCGACGGCTGGCAGGGTTTAGACGCCGGGCCAGATACCGTGAGGGCATACACCGAAGCTTTGCAAGGCGCGAAAACCGTGTTCTGGAACGGGCCGCTGGGCGTCTTCGAGTTCGAGGCGTTCGCGGGCGGGACCAATGCGATTGCCGCCACCGTGGGCAACCTGGCGGGCGCATACACCGTCATTGGCGGCGGCGACAGCGTCAGCGCCATCAATAAGAGTGGGCAGGCCGACAAGGTTTCACACATCAGCACCGGTGGCGGTGCGAGCCTAGAATTGCTGGAAGGTCAGGCTTTGCCGGGCGTGGAGGCGATGGCCTAA
- a CDS encoding NIPSNAP family protein, with protein MAPVTCFLTYEVKPERLAEFEAYGRKWITLINSFGGQHHGYFLPSEGASDLAYALFTFPSLAAYERYREQSMADPVCQDLFREVPSLIHRYDRTFLRPVLDGLET; from the coding sequence GTGGCTCCCGTCACCTGCTTCCTGACCTACGAGGTCAAACCTGAGCGGTTGGCCGAGTTCGAGGCATATGGACGCAAATGGATCACGCTGATCAACTCCTTCGGCGGCCAGCATCACGGCTACTTCCTGCCCTCCGAGGGAGCATCGGATCTGGCTTACGCGCTGTTTACCTTTCCCAGTCTGGCGGCCTATGAACGCTACCGGGAGCAGTCGATGGCAGACCCGGTGTGCCAGGACCTGTTCCGGGAAGTGCCGAGCCTGATCCACCGCTATGACCGAACATTCTTAAGACCCGTCCTGGATGGGCTGGAGACATGA
- the tpiA gene encoding triose-phosphate isomerase yields the protein MTQNLLALNWKMNKTPAEARAWAEELREKLTANDTELAVMAPSIALPSLAAHLPPGVALGAQDVSAHESGAYTGEISAAMLIDVGAKYAVVGHSERREYHHESDADVAAKARQAQANGLIPIICVGEGLDVREKGEQVAYTLGQLEGSLSGVGPEIVVAYEPVWAIGTGKTATADDAEELAAAIRGALIERYGSDADGIRILYGGSVKPDNIATLCAKPNVNGALVGGASLKVPDVIGMNDALK from the coding sequence ATGACTCAGAACTTGCTTGCCCTGAACTGGAAGATGAACAAGACCCCCGCCGAAGCCCGCGCCTGGGCCGAGGAACTGCGCGAGAAGCTGACGGCGAACGACACCGAACTGGCCGTCATGGCCCCGTCTATCGCTTTACCGTCGCTAGCCGCACATCTGCCCCCCGGCGTGGCGCTGGGCGCACAGGACGTGTCGGCGCATGAGTCTGGTGCATACACCGGAGAGATCAGCGCCGCCATGCTGATCGACGTGGGCGCAAAATACGCCGTCGTGGGCCACAGCGAACGCCGCGAGTACCACCACGAGTCCGACGCAGATGTGGCCGCCAAGGCCAGGCAGGCGCAGGCGAACGGTCTGATCCCCATCATCTGCGTGGGCGAGGGCCTGGACGTGCGCGAGAAGGGCGAACAGGTGGCCTATACGCTGGGCCAGTTGGAAGGCAGCCTGAGCGGCGTGGGGCCGGAAATCGTTGTGGCCTACGAACCCGTCTGGGCCATCGGCACGGGCAAGACCGCCACCGCCGACGACGCCGAGGAACTGGCCGCCGCCATCCGGGGCGCGCTGATCGAGCGCTACGGCAGCGACGCCGACGGCATCCGCATCCTGTACGGCGGCAGCGTCAAGCCGGACAACATCGCTACCCTCTGTGCCAAACCCAACGTGAACGGCGCTTTAGTGGGCGGTGCGAGCCTCAAGGTGCCGGACGTGATCGGCATGAATGACGCCCTGAAGTAA